A DNA window from Microcystis aeruginosa NIES-843 contains the following coding sequences:
- a CDS encoding WD40 repeat domain-containing protein yields the protein MKITLYQPTLSLLLLLLLSGGCAVNQEKEKTTTPQASPLAEIVPWQMVERVTILKADQDPIYALAISPDNSLLLSGSFDGTVREWDLKTQKPLRTWQLGDTVNAIQFSPDGKSFVTADAGGKVQRWNTRTGKLEMTYPGHAFLVTDAAISPDGKILATGSWDRTVKLWDFQTGTLLKTLRGHNHPIQAIAFSPDGKGIVSADYDGFVKLWKVSTGRFIRAYAGNLFPVYRVLFSKDGNTAGTASQDGSIRGWQVKSGIGTTTILAHNDAVTDMALLDGGKVLASTSGDGTVKFWDVNTRRHLNTLKGNVILRMVASRDGRWLVTGDRDGAIAIWRGI from the coding sequence ATGAAAATAACCCTTTATCAACCGACGTTATCGTTATTATTACTGCTGTTGCTATCCGGTGGTTGTGCAGTCAATCAGGAAAAAGAGAAAACCACCACCCCGCAAGCGTCTCCCCTAGCAGAAATCGTTCCTTGGCAGATGGTCGAACGGGTTACTATTTTAAAAGCCGATCAGGATCCCATCTATGCTTTGGCCATTAGTCCCGATAACTCCCTGCTGCTGAGTGGTAGTTTTGACGGCACTGTTAGGGAATGGGACCTAAAAACCCAAAAACCTCTCAGGACTTGGCAACTAGGAGATACTGTTAACGCTATCCAATTTAGTCCCGATGGCAAGAGTTTCGTAACTGCCGATGCGGGGGGAAAAGTGCAACGCTGGAATACGCGCACGGGAAAATTAGAAATGACCTATCCCGGCCATGCTTTTCTCGTTACTGATGCCGCTATTTCTCCCGATGGCAAAATTTTGGCTACGGGTAGCTGGGATCGTACAGTCAAACTCTGGGATTTTCAGACGGGTACACTGTTAAAAACCCTGCGCGGTCATAATCATCCGATTCAAGCGATCGCATTTAGTCCCGATGGTAAAGGAATTGTCAGCGCCGATTACGATGGTTTCGTTAAACTGTGGAAAGTGAGTACCGGTCGCTTTATTCGGGCCTATGCGGGGAATTTATTCCCCGTTTATCGGGTGCTTTTTTCCAAGGATGGTAATACCGCCGGTACTGCTAGTCAAGACGGTTCGATCCGCGGTTGGCAAGTGAAAAGCGGCATCGGCACCACTACTATTCTCGCCCATAACGACGCTGTTACCGATATGGCCCTGCTGGATGGGGGTAAAGTTTTGGCCAGCACTTCCGGGGATGGAACTGTCAAATTTTGGGATGTTAATACCCGTCGGCACTTGAATACTCTCAAGGGAAACGTCATCTTAAGAATGGTTGCCAGTCGAGATGGTCGTTGGTTAGTCACTGGAGATCGAGACGGTGCGATCGCAATCTGGCGGGGAATCTAA
- a CDS encoding Uma2 family endonuclease → MAAVILNLDTVNLSDEQFYRLCQVNPDWQLERNVQGELIVMPPVGGISGNREADFIIDLGIWNRQTRLGKVFSSATIFRLPKGGDRAPDAAWVSLTRWQALSREEQEKFPPICPDFVIELRSRSDSLPEIQAKMQEYLHSGLRLGWLVNPQQQQVEIYRPQQSVEIMELPANLNGEDVLPGFSLFISIFE, encoded by the coding sequence ATGGCAGCAGTGATTTTAAACTTAGATACAGTCAATCTCAGCGATGAGCAGTTTTACCGTCTCTGTCAAGTTAACCCAGATTGGCAACTGGAAAGAAACGTTCAAGGAGAATTAATTGTGATGCCACCTGTTGGGGGAATTAGCGGCAACCGAGAGGCCGATTTTATCATTGACTTAGGTATCTGGAACCGTCAAACCCGATTGGGTAAAGTCTTTAGTTCGGCGACGATTTTTCGTTTACCGAAGGGGGGAGATCGCGCTCCCGATGCCGCTTGGGTGAGTTTAACTCGTTGGCAAGCTCTGAGTCGAGAAGAACAGGAGAAATTTCCGCCTATTTGTCCCGATTTCGTTATTGAACTACGCTCCCGTAGCGATTCCCTCCCAGAAATTCAAGCGAAAATGCAGGAATATCTCCACAGTGGTTTGCGATTAGGTTGGCTAGTTAATCCTCAACAACAACAAGTGGAAATTTATCGTCCTCAGCAATCCGTAGAAATTATGGAACTACCGGCTAATTTAAACGGAGAGGATGTCTTACCCGGCTTTAGTCTATTTATCTCTATTTTTGAGTAA
- the menA gene encoding 2-carboxy-1,4-naphthoquinone phytyltransferase, whose protein sequence is MTTDTVTTPSPKKLWLAAIKPPMYSVAIIPIILGTAIAYQETGRFSLPIFATFILSAILILAWLNLSNDVFDADTGIDVNKAHSIVNLTGNKSLIFWLSNLFLLLGIAGIFAISYGRGDWMLLELIALCCFLGYTYQGPPFRLGYQGLGEIICFFTFGPLAIAAAYYSQVGAFSLSSLAASIIIGITTSIILFCSHFHQVADDLKAGKKSPIARLGTLKGSRVLTVVTVLVYVLTVVFVLLQVYPPLTLLIFLSLPFAWQLVNHVNQNHDQPQLVSNCKFIAVNLHFFSGILFSLGYFLASRS, encoded by the coding sequence ATGACCACCGATACTGTCACCACTCCCTCGCCCAAAAAACTCTGGTTAGCAGCCATTAAACCACCAATGTATAGTGTGGCGATTATACCGATTATTCTGGGAACAGCGATCGCTTATCAGGAAACAGGTCGATTTTCTCTGCCGATTTTTGCCACTTTTATCCTCTCAGCTATTTTAATTCTCGCTTGGTTAAATCTCAGTAATGATGTTTTTGATGCCGATACCGGGATCGATGTCAATAAGGCACATTCGATTGTTAATTTAACCGGTAACAAATCTTTAATTTTCTGGCTGAGTAATCTTTTTCTATTATTAGGCATCGCCGGTATTTTTGCTATTAGTTATGGGCGAGGCGATTGGATGCTCCTAGAATTAATCGCCCTCTGCTGTTTTTTGGGCTATACCTATCAAGGACCTCCCTTCCGTCTCGGTTATCAAGGATTAGGTGAAATTATCTGTTTCTTTACTTTTGGACCCTTGGCGATTGCCGCTGCCTACTATTCCCAAGTCGGTGCTTTTTCTCTCTCTAGTCTAGCGGCTTCAATTATTATCGGGATTACCACTTCTATCATCCTTTTTTGTTCCCATTTCCATCAAGTCGCCGATGATCTCAAAGCGGGTAAAAAATCACCTATTGCCCGTTTGGGTACTTTAAAAGGTTCTAGAGTTTTAACCGTAGTCACGGTTCTCGTTTACGTTTTAACGGTAGTTTTTGTCCTGCTGCAAGTTTATCCCCCTCTCACTCTTTTAATCTTCCTTAGTCTCCCTTTCGCTTGGCAATTAGTCAACCACGTTAACCAAAATCACGACCAACCTCAGCTAGTCAGTAACTGCAAGTTTATAGCGGTTAATCTTCACTTTTTTAGTGGCATTCTCTTCTCCCTTGGTTATTTCCTTGCTTCCCGTTCATAA
- a CDS encoding helicase HerA domain-containing protein has protein sequence MSEQPLGSVIQGSLSEGLEIRLYPDISVEDMRVGKFLVVQGTRSRFFCLLTDVSLGNSSPRIIANPPHPDDSFMRDVLAGSGTYGTIELSPMLMFTPTGGNSPAVSDTSLGSFQPQTSADLELLPVKTIPAHFSQVYEACEQDFRMVFGWEDDPTRKNFAIGQPLDMDVPICINLDRFVERSNGVFGKSGTGKSFLTRLLISGIIRKQAGVNLMFDMHSEYGWEAMKEGKDVSTVKGLCQLFPGQVEIYTLDPDSTKRRGVRGAQELFLSYNQIEIEDIRLIGRELGISEASLDNANILYNEYGESWIVQLLNMSNEDIKIFCTEKQGHAGSIMSLQRKLMRLDSLKYLKSVCPHNYIDQVLQALDAGKHVVIEFGSQSNMLSYMLATNMITRRIHANYVKKAEYFLQTKNPVDRPQQLVITIEEAHRFLDAAVVHQTIFGTIAREMRKYFVTLLIVDQRPSGIDNEVMSQVGTRITCLLNDEKDIEAIFTGVSGGGSLRSVLAKLDSKQQALVLGHAVPMPVVIRTRAYDQKFYAEIGATDWRELPDEEVLAAAKIAKADLGF, from the coding sequence ATGAGTGAACAACCCCTCGGATCGGTTATTCAAGGTTCCCTGAGTGAAGGTTTAGAAATCCGTCTTTATCCGGATATTTCCGTGGAAGATATGCGCGTCGGTAAGTTTTTGGTTGTGCAAGGCACTCGCTCGCGTTTTTTCTGTCTCCTCACCGATGTCTCCCTGGGTAACTCCAGTCCCCGGATTATCGCTAACCCTCCCCATCCCGATGATAGTTTTATGCGCGATGTTTTAGCGGGTAGCGGTACTTATGGTACTATCGAACTATCTCCTATGCTCATGTTTACCCCGACTGGAGGTAATTCTCCCGCAGTTTCTGACACTTCTTTAGGCTCTTTTCAACCCCAAACTAGCGCCGATTTAGAATTACTGCCAGTTAAAACTATTCCCGCCCATTTTAGCCAAGTTTATGAAGCTTGTGAGCAGGATTTTCGCATGGTTTTCGGTTGGGAAGATGACCCCACCAGAAAGAATTTTGCTATTGGTCAACCCCTTGACATGGACGTGCCAATATGTATTAATCTCGATCGCTTTGTGGAACGTAGTAACGGTGTTTTTGGCAAATCCGGGACGGGAAAATCCTTTTTAACCAGATTACTAATTTCGGGCATTATTCGCAAACAAGCAGGGGTTAACCTCATGTTTGATATGCACTCGGAATACGGTTGGGAAGCGATGAAAGAAGGGAAGGATGTTTCTACGGTGAAAGGATTATGTCAATTATTCCCCGGACAGGTGGAAATTTATACCCTCGATCCCGATTCTACCAAACGCCGGGGAGTACGAGGAGCGCAGGAATTATTCTTAAGTTATAATCAGATTGAAATCGAGGATATTCGTTTAATCGGTCGGGAATTAGGCATCTCGGAAGCTAGTTTAGATAATGCCAATATTCTCTATAACGAGTATGGAGAATCTTGGATCGTTCAGTTATTAAATATGAGTAACGAGGATATTAAAATCTTCTGTACGGAAAAACAGGGCCATGCGGGATCGATTATGTCCCTCCAGAGAAAATTAATGCGTCTAGATAGTTTGAAATATTTAAAAAGTGTTTGTCCCCACAATTATATCGATCAGGTTTTACAAGCTTTAGATGCGGGTAAGCACGTTGTCATTGAATTTGGCTCCCAAAGTAATATGCTTTCCTATATGTTAGCCACCAATATGATCACCCGTCGGATTCATGCTAATTATGTTAAAAAAGCTGAATATTTTTTACAAACCAAAAACCCCGTTGATCGGCCGCAACAGTTAGTGATTACCATTGAAGAAGCTCATCGATTTCTCGATGCTGCCGTGGTGCATCAAACTATTTTTGGAACCATCGCTAGGGAGATGCGAAAATACTTTGTTACTCTCTTAATTGTTGATCAAAGACCTTCAGGAATTGATAACGAAGTCATGTCTCAGGTAGGGACAAGAATCACCTGTTTATTAAACGATGAAAAGGACATCGAAGCCATATTTACCGGGGTTTCTGGAGGGGGAAGTTTGCGATCAGTTTTAGCGAAATTAGACTCAAAACAACAAGCTTTAGTTTTAGGTCATGCGGTCCCTATGCCGGTAGTAATTCGTACTCGCGCCTACGATCAAAAATTCTATGCTGAAATAGGTGCGACCGACTGGCGAGAATTACCCGATGAGGAAGTATTAGCGGCGGCCAAAATTGCCAAAGCCGATCTAGGATTTTAG
- a CDS encoding DUF29 domain-containing protein — MTAQIPISKISLYDRDFQLWIETTVNQLRQEDFASVDWTNLIEELASMGKNNRHALKSLLIQLLAHLLKLVYWQTERKYNANKWEAAIINFRVQIADLLEDSPSLKPYLLEIFDSCYGKARQIVSKLSKQEIPIEVIITPAETLDENWFP, encoded by the coding sequence ATGACCGCTCAAATACCGATCTCGAAGATCAGCTTATACGATCGAGATTTTCAGCTATGGATCGAGACAACCGTTAACCAATTACGACAGGAGGATTTTGCCTCGGTTGACTGGACTAATCTGATCGAGGAATTAGCAAGCATGGGAAAAAATAATCGACACGCTCTCAAAAGTTTGTTAATTCAATTATTAGCTCATCTGCTCAAGTTAGTTTATTGGCAGACGGAAAGAAAGTATAATGCTAATAAATGGGAAGCGGCAATTATTAATTTTCGAGTTCAAATTGCCGATCTGCTGGAAGACAGTCCTAGCTTAAAACCTTATCTCCTCGAAATTTTCGATTCTTGTTATGGAAAAGCTAGACAAATAGTCTCGAAATTGAGCAAGCAAGAAATTCCCATAGAAGTCATTATTACCCCAGCAGAAACCCTGGATGAAAACTGGTTTCCCTAA
- the rlmD gene encoding 23S rRNA (uracil(1939)-C(5))-methyltransferase RlmD: MQQGDLIEIEITDLNHTGEGVGKYRGQVIFVPDTVIGDRIQTRITYIKKSHAIGKLQTILQASPHRIRPRCIVADKCGGCQWQHIEDQFQLQVKKEQVQEVLTRIGGFTDPLVYPPLTGNSPLAYRNKATYPLGFSPTGNVQAGYYRRGSHHLINLNQCPIQDQALNPFLAEIKQDIQGQGWSIYDEKTHQGQLRHLSLRIGRHTGEILLTLISTDNNLQGIEAQAQQWLAKYANLVGVTVNYHPERGNAIFGAQTTTIAGRDYITEKFAGLTYQLAADTFFQVNTEAAEALFAVICQKLDLKGEEILIDAYCGIGTFTLPLAKRVKEVIGLESYSFSLDRAKINAQLNNITNTTFILGAVEKTLPQLTVKPDIILLDPPRKGCDRSVLDSLLRLQSQRIVYISCQSATLARDLQYLCKTGDYQLLEVQTADFFPQTPHVECAAFLRQKTANMVG; the protein is encoded by the coding sequence ATGCAACAAGGTGATTTAATCGAGATCGAGATTACCGACCTCAACCATACGGGCGAAGGTGTGGGAAAATACCGAGGACAGGTGATTTTTGTGCCGGATACGGTCATTGGCGATCGCATTCAAACTCGCATCACCTATATCAAAAAAAGTCATGCGATCGGCAAACTACAAACTATTCTCCAAGCTTCTCCCCATCGTATCCGTCCCCGCTGCATCGTCGCCGATAAATGTGGTGGCTGTCAATGGCAACACATCGAGGATCAATTTCAGCTTCAGGTCAAAAAAGAGCAAGTACAAGAGGTATTAACCAGAATTGGTGGTTTTACCGATCCTTTGGTTTATCCTCCCCTCACCGGTAATTCTCCCCTCGCTTATCGCAATAAAGCTACCTATCCCCTCGGATTTTCCCCCACCGGCAATGTGCAAGCAGGTTATTATCGTCGCGGCAGCCATCATCTGATTAATCTCAATCAATGTCCGATTCAAGATCAGGCTTTAAATCCGTTTCTAGCAGAGATAAAACAGGATATTCAGGGTCAAGGCTGGTCAATTTACGATGAAAAGACCCATCAAGGACAATTACGCCATTTATCCCTAAGAATTGGCCGCCACACGGGAGAAATTTTATTAACCCTGATTAGTACCGATAATAATTTACAGGGAATTGAGGCACAGGCGCAGCAATGGCTGGCAAAATACGCCAATTTAGTCGGTGTAACCGTGAATTATCACCCCGAGCGAGGTAATGCTATTTTTGGCGCTCAGACCACAACTATCGCCGGAAGGGACTATATTACCGAAAAGTTCGCCGGATTAACCTATCAATTGGCTGCCGATACCTTTTTTCAGGTTAATACAGAGGCTGCTGAAGCCTTATTTGCGGTTATTTGTCAGAAATTAGACCTTAAAGGTGAAGAAATTCTCATTGATGCCTACTGTGGTATCGGTACTTTTACTTTACCCCTCGCTAAACGGGTTAAAGAGGTGATTGGACTAGAATCCTATAGCTTTTCCCTCGATCGAGCCAAGATTAACGCCCAATTAAATAATATTACCAACACAACTTTTATTTTGGGGGCAGTAGAAAAAACTTTACCGCAACTGACAGTTAAACCCGACATTATTCTACTCGATCCGCCCCGCAAAGGTTGCGATCGATCTGTCCTCGATAGTCTGTTACGGCTGCAAAGTCAACGCATTGTTTATATCAGTTGTCAAAGTGCAACTTTAGCCAGAGACTTGCAATATCTCTGTAAAACAGGCGATTATCAACTGCTAGAAGTGCAAACAGCTGATTTCTTTCCCCAAACTCCCCACGTCGAATGCGCCGCTTTTCTTAGACAAAAAACAGCGAATATGGTAGGATGA
- a CDS encoding ATP-binding protein — MSFASTLYLCPILDLLTASIPEELEPEIRLGLQEALVNAAKHGNHLDPSKTVVVHFSSSKDEYSWVITDEGCGFTPGCHHHGCSCDCPNFPPEEAENGRGLCMLYQIFDQVHWNQQGTQLKLCKQIKQERWFT; from the coding sequence ATGAGTTTCGCTTCCACCTTGTATCTTTGTCCGATTTTAGATTTATTGACCGCTAGTATTCCCGAAGAATTAGAACCAGAAATTAGATTAGGATTGCAAGAAGCTTTAGTTAATGCCGCTAAACACGGCAATCATCTCGATCCCAGCAAAACCGTGGTCGTTCACTTTTCCAGCAGTAAAGACGAGTATTCTTGGGTAATTACCGACGAAGGTTGTGGATTTACGCCAGGTTGTCACCATCATGGCTGTAGTTGCGATTGTCCCAATTTTCCCCCCGAAGAAGCGGAAAATGGCCGAGGACTGTGTATGTTATATCAAATCTTCGACCAAGTTCACTGGAATCAACAAGGAACCCAACTGAAACTTTGTAAACAAATTAAACAGGAACGGTGGTTCACCTAA
- a CDS encoding DUF6439 family protein, whose translation MIPSPVSSSSQTVDDLSTLELARILAERLAIAPIDWHRLKANRNARAAEQLGTALVFLLDNQPEEALPRLQQATGWLDRSISAPPCPSHGHGP comes from the coding sequence ATGATTCCATCCCCTGTCTCTTCCTCATCTCAGACTGTTGATGATCTATCTACCCTGGAATTGGCGCGGATTTTGGCGGAACGTTTGGCGATCGCACCGATTGACTGGCATCGTCTGAAGGCTAACCGTAATGCTCGGGCCGCTGAACAATTAGGGACGGCTTTGGTGTTTTTATTAGATAATCAGCCAGAAGAAGCACTTCCTCGGCTACAACAGGCTACAGGCTGGCTTGATCGCTCGATTTCTGCTCCTCCCTGTCCTTCTCACGGTCACGGTCCTTAG
- a CDS encoding pilus assembly FimT family protein, whose amino-acid sequence MRRLNVDKNQGFTLLEILIALAITGILAALTGPNLLAWLNSNKVQEATDSIQSALRDAQRQAIRLGRICTINFTDGTGTGPTVYRQITASEPGCLVATNTNAGSLSLPQEVFMVVRNFPNLPPGSSSPGVQFSFRGHVPGLTFLPRANQAIIVLYPAANASAAPYPNQERKCIVIASLLGMVKQGTYDGDPLEPLDANNCQIRLDGTEP is encoded by the coding sequence ATGCGTCGTTTGAATGTCGATAAAAATCAGGGTTTTACCCTGTTAGAAATTTTGATAGCTTTGGCAATTACGGGAATTCTTGCCGCCTTAACCGGACCTAATTTATTAGCTTGGTTAAATAGCAATAAAGTCCAAGAAGCCACCGATTCTATACAATCAGCCCTAAGGGATGCCCAAAGACAAGCCATCCGTCTAGGGAGAATTTGCACGATTAATTTTACTGACGGGACTGGCACTGGTCCCACGGTTTACCGGCAAATAACTGCCAGTGAGCCTGGTTGTTTAGTGGCGACTAATACTAATGCGGGTTCCCTAAGTCTGCCGCAGGAAGTATTTATGGTGGTGAGGAATTTTCCGAATCTTCCCCCTGGGAGCAGCAGTCCGGGGGTACAGTTTTCCTTTCGGGGTCATGTGCCGGGGCTAACCTTTCTTCCGCGGGCAAACCAAGCCATCATCGTATTATATCCCGCCGCCAATGCCTCCGCCGCGCCCTATCCCAACCAAGAAAGAAAGTGTATAGTTATCGCTTCTCTGCTAGGAATGGTTAAACAAGGCACTTATGACGGCGATCCTCTAGAGCCGCTTGATGCCAATAATTGTCAAATCCGTCTCGATGGAACTGAACCCTAA
- a CDS encoding type IV pilus modification PilV family protein has protein sequence MLEVIIAILTITAFLTGTLQLMAVNALYKVRAERQAQANFWIQEDFEDVKAKAASLDLESSNYVSDDVCENINQGYATALRRQLTDTALPTTPIPQEKLVEIKPIVGKNYSLFRTFNIINQADNPHRLRIDYRVELAIGQIADDYRNQENVIARSSVEVIPDASFECR, from the coding sequence ATGTTAGAAGTGATAATTGCCATTTTAACTATTACTGCTTTCTTAACAGGAACCTTACAGTTAATGGCAGTGAATGCCTTATATAAAGTTCGAGCAGAAAGACAAGCTCAAGCTAACTTTTGGATACAAGAAGATTTCGAGGATGTCAAAGCTAAAGCTGCGAGTTTAGATTTGGAATCCAGTAATTATGTCAGTGACGATGTATGTGAAAATATCAATCAGGGTTATGCCACAGCCTTAAGAAGACAACTAACGGATACTGCCCTCCCCACCACCCCTATACCGCAGGAAAAATTAGTAGAGATAAAACCAATTGTCGGTAAAAACTATTCTCTCTTTCGGACTTTTAATATTATTAACCAAGCGGATAATCCCCATCGTCTCCGTATTGATTATCGAGTCGAGTTAGCAATAGGTCAAATTGCTGACGATTACCGCAACCAAGAAAATGTTATTGCCAGAAGTTCTGTCGAGGTGATTCCCGATGCGTCGTTTGAATGTCGATAA
- a CDS encoding DMT family transporter, with translation MPPSNAKIIFILTIGVVSVSASAIFIRLAIEAVDNATIAFSLFLATSRLILASVVLIPNWLTLSRQKVPVQAYYYAVGAGFCLALHFATWITSLSYTSIAASTTLVTTNPLWVSLLGWWWFREKPSKLTFIGIFVALTGVLFIVLADRDLSSSYPNPLLGNSLALIGAILVSGYILLGREAQRKGLNIKNYITVAYTTAGLALLPAIFLFGQGYESYPLSVYVYVLMMAIFPQLIGHTSFNWALRWVAPTIVTMVILLEPIAASLLGVFIFGEIPAQEVIYGGLILLIGVGIAILGG, from the coding sequence TTGCCTCCTTCTAACGCCAAAATTATTTTTATCTTAACTATCGGTGTGGTGTCGGTTTCTGCATCGGCAATTTTTATCCGGTTAGCGATCGAAGCGGTAGATAATGCTACGATCGCATTTAGTTTATTTTTAGCAACTTCTCGTCTGATCTTGGCTTCTGTTGTCCTAATTCCGAACTGGTTGACCTTATCACGCCAAAAAGTCCCTGTTCAAGCCTATTATTACGCAGTGGGAGCGGGATTTTGTTTAGCTCTCCATTTTGCTACTTGGATTACTTCTCTATCCTACACCTCGATCGCCGCTTCCACCACTTTAGTCACCACTAATCCCCTCTGGGTTTCTCTGTTGGGTTGGTGGTGGTTTCGAGAAAAACCGAGCAAATTAACCTTTATCGGCATTTTTGTGGCTCTAACGGGGGTATTATTCATTGTTTTAGCCGATCGAGATCTCAGTAGCTCTTATCCTAACCCTTTATTGGGCAATAGCTTGGCTTTAATTGGGGCAATTCTCGTTAGTGGTTATATTCTCCTCGGACGGGAAGCACAAAGAAAGGGCTTAAATATTAAGAATTATATAACTGTAGCCTACACTACCGCAGGATTAGCTTTATTACCTGCTATTTTTTTATTCGGTCAAGGTTACGAAAGCTATCCCTTATCCGTGTATGTTTATGTGTTAATGATGGCGATTTTTCCGCAATTAATCGGTCATACTAGCTTTAACTGGGCTTTGCGATGGGTAGCACCGACAATAGTAACCATGGTAATTTTATTAGAGCCAATCGCCGCTAGTCTGTTAGGAGTGTTCATTTTTGGTGAAATACCAGCCCAAGAAGTCATTTATGGCGGATTAATTCTATTAATCGGCGTAGGCATTGCTATTTTAGGCGGATAA
- a CDS encoding DUF1823 family protein, whose protein sequence is MELPELNIETIWAIINDEIDDETVNKLVWQTLGYRYDESQGKWDNSQVEEDWLREYPEPPDFIANRPPTVKLTRSILPENKQLLKDKLGFTGYKIGEFNPRMTRRATAANWLCFYALK, encoded by the coding sequence ATGGAACTACCAGAATTAAATATAGAGACAATTTGGGCGATTATTAACGATGAAATTGACGACGAAACCGTTAATAAATTGGTTTGGCAAACTTTAGGTTATCGCTACGATGAAAGTCAAGGAAAATGGGATAATAGTCAAGTAGAGGAAGATTGGCTCCGTGAATATCCCGAACCCCCAGATTTTATTGCCAATCGTCCCCCAACAGTAAAATTAACTCGATCGATCTTGCCAGAAAATAAACAATTATTAAAAGATAAATTGGGGTTTACCGGTTATAAAATTGGCGAATTCAATCCCCGCATGACTCGCCGTGCCACCGCCGCTAATTGGTTGTGCTTTTATGCGTTAAAATAG
- a CDS encoding CO2 hydration protein, whose amino-acid sequence MVTIPVKSSSHPLASYIERLTAGEALLKDTPQNLIEVVGILKSYGVVLDAYSKNLIYIAENQFLVFFPFFKYFNGQVSWQKLLQHWWHNRINFEYAEYCMKAMFWHGGGGLDSYVDSAAFREVTAKIIQAKFRNNPLVLILNKAFPEFLPEQMRMMAYYSGLGQFWRIMADTFLSLSDLYDAGKITSIPAVVAHIKKNLVDNASQAIVYQVKIKGQTYDLIPKSAGLTFLADTAIPYVEAVFFRGTPFPGTISYNAQAYQIPYDQGMFAYGALYADPLPIGGAGIPPTLLMQDMRHFLPDYLHDIYKKSFRQEEDLLVQICETFQKSMFCVTTAAIQGLAPYPLTTTDLKEQKANRIYLEAWMNRFVKSRLEAVNQ is encoded by the coding sequence ATGGTCACTATCCCTGTCAAGTCCTCCTCTCATCCCCTAGCATCCTATATTGAGCGTCTCACGGCTGGGGAAGCATTGTTAAAAGATACTCCCCAGAATTTGATCGAGGTAGTGGGTATCCTGAAAAGTTACGGAGTGGTGTTAGATGCTTATTCCAAAAATTTAATTTATATTGCGGAAAATCAGTTTTTGGTTTTTTTCCCCTTCTTTAAATATTTTAATGGTCAAGTATCTTGGCAGAAATTACTACAACACTGGTGGCATAATCGCATTAATTTTGAGTATGCTGAATACTGTATGAAAGCCATGTTTTGGCATGGTGGGGGTGGTTTAGATAGTTATGTAGATAGTGCCGCTTTTCGGGAAGTGACAGCCAAGATTATTCAGGCCAAATTTAGGAATAATCCCCTAGTTTTAATTTTAAATAAAGCCTTTCCTGAATTTTTGCCAGAACAAATGCGGATGATGGCCTACTATAGCGGTTTAGGTCAATTTTGGCGAATTATGGCCGATACTTTTTTAAGTTTATCCGATCTCTACGATGCTGGAAAAATTACCAGTATTCCCGCAGTGGTGGCACACATTAAGAAAAATTTAGTCGATAATGCTAGTCAAGCAATTGTCTATCAGGTAAAAATCAAAGGACAAACCTATGATCTGATCCCCAAATCGGCAGGATTAACCTTTCTTGCGGATACGGCAATCCCCTACGTTGAGGCGGTTTTCTTTCGCGGAACACCTTTCCCCGGTACAATTTCCTATAATGCCCAAGCCTATCAAATTCCCTACGATCAAGGAATGTTTGCCTATGGTGCTTTGTATGCGGATCCTTTACCCATCGGAGGTGCAGGGATTCCTCCCACACTATTAATGCAGGATATGCGTCACTTTTTACCAGATTATCTGCACGACATTTATAAAAAGAGTTTTCGTCAAGAAGAAGATTTATTAGTCCAGATCTGCGAAACTTTTCAAAAGTCGATGTTTTGTGTAACAACGGCAGCCATTCAAGGATTAGCACCTTACCCTTTAACTACCACAGATTTAAAAGAACAAAAAGCCAATCGCATCTATCTAGAAGCATGGATGAATCGCTTTGTCAAGTCAAGATTAGAAGCGGTAAATCAATAA